From the Rhinopithecus roxellana isolate Shanxi Qingling chromosome 5, ASM756505v1, whole genome shotgun sequence genome, the window ACTTGCCCTAGATTTCAAAGCCAGGCAGAACCCAGCCTTCAAATCCACACCTACCTTCAAGACGCTTGTGCCACagtgatacattttttttaaaaaaaattaaccacctCCAGGAGAGATTAAGGAGATGAGAGAGCATCTGTGTTTATGTGATTATAATCTTATTATACTATTGTAATGGTTTCTAATAGTATTAATCATTTTCAAATGAGGACAGAAGCTCAGGGAGGCTCCAGGCTCAGCCCCAGGGCCACACAGGTACTAAGGGACCTCTCAGGAGTGAGTTATTGAGTGGGGCTTGGCTTCCTGAGTGTGGACTCCAAGATTTCAGCATCCAAGGTGCTTTCCCCACTCCCACAAGCTGCCAGAAGGGTGACCCCAAGCCCGTTCTCAGCTCTCTGTGAGGATGACATTTGTGTCGCTCTTCCCTTCAGCTGAGGGGATGAAGCCCTTTGACTCATGTGCCACCAGCCCAAAGGAGTTCTTTGTAGGTGAGCACAAGGCTGTGTGGGTGCCCATGATGAAGGAGAAGGCCAGCCACCGCTTCCTGCACGACCCTGAGTTGCAATGCTCTGTGCTGCAGATGGACCATGCTGGGAACACCACCACCTTCTTCATCTTCCCCAACAGGGGGCAAGATGAAGCAGCTGGAAGATGCCCTGCTGCCCGAAACACTGATTAAGTGGGACAGTCTGCTCAGGACCAGGTAGCCCGCACACAGCAGAGCCCTGGGAAGGCCGGGCCCCACCTTCTCCCTCAGCCACTGTAAAACGTCCCCAGGGCACAGTCACCTCAAGGGCGTTATCATCCCAGGACAGTCACCTCCAGGGCACAGTCACTCCAGGATACTGTCCCTGCTCAGAGCACTGTTATCCACCAAGATGCTGTCACATCACCCAGGACATCTCACCTCCAAGACACTGTCATCCCTCAGGATATTGTCACCTTCCCAGAGTACTGTCACATCCCAGAACACTGTCATTCCCCAGGCACGGTTATTTCTAGGACACTGTCACCCCACAGATATTGTCACCCCTCCAAGACACTATTGCCCTCAGGACACTATCACCTTCCACCCATGGCGTCATCACCCCCAGAACACATTGTCATGGCACTGTCACCACAGGGACACAGTTACCCCCTGAGATGCTGTCACCTCTGTGGTATTGTTCCCCCTCAGGGCTCTGTCACTCTCCAGGGCACTGCTATTGCCTCCTTGAAGATATCAGTTTGGGTTCTGGGGAGGAAGGACTGGAGAGACCACTGGCCCAGAAGTCTGGAGGCTGGTCCCAAGTCCCACCTCTGCTGCAGACATAATGACCTGTCATGGGTTCCCTTGGCCTCTCACGCTGTTGAAGAGCCTGGTGCTCTGGCCTCTCCCAGTCTCAGCCTTCTCCCTCCTCggcctttttttctgtgttcccaACTCCCCCATGCTTATTCCTGGAACCTACTGAGCTCCCTGCAGTTTCCTGAACTTGCCAGGCTGTTCCTCAGCCCTGGGCTTTTGTGTGTGCAAATTCCTCATCCTGGTGTGCCCTTTCTTGACCCAGCCCTCTCTGGGATTCCTATTATTTATTCATGGCATAGCAGAGCTATCACTGGCTCTTTGAAGGCTTGACAGATCCCCAGAACAGGCAAGGTGTGCACGCTCTGGGTTCCTGGGAACATCATCGTATCACCTGCTATTATAACACGAGAATAACACTGTCCTCATAGGGCTTCCATGTCAGTGTAGTTACAACCCCCTTCCCACACTGAGGTGAATTGCTGATGGTATGCCTTTTAGAAAGCTCACACCCACTGCCCCTCCAAGAATGGGATGGAGCGGGTGTGTGGGGCAGAGGGACCCCAAGCAGGGAAGAAAGTGAGAAACTGTTTCAGGATCTCTACTGCAACCCAATTTCTGTCTCTCCACAGAGAACTCGATTTCCACTTCCCCaaattttccatttctagaaCCTACAGACTGGAGATGCTCCTCCCACAAGTGACTGTGGGTGGAGGCTTCCCTGGGCAGCCTGGACTGAACATCTCTAAAGTAGGTTGGGGTCGGTGTGTTCAGAGGGCCTCTcagtgtcttttgatgaacactGGAGGGAGATGTCCAGGACCTCCTTAAAGACAGGAGACGCTATTTCTTTTAACTTTGCAAGTTGCTATTTGCTTCCTTGTGTTGATTCTGCGACTGCCACCTGCTTTGTCAAGACACTGGGGATCCCAAGGGAAATAAGGAAAGGGAAAGCAGATATGCAAATCATGTCCCCAGGTTGGAAGTGCAGAGGACGCTTCCTGGGGAGATTACTCCTGCTTTTAGACCCAAAGTACaagttatgttaaaaaaaaaaaaaaaaaaaaaaaaaggtgggggaacTGACAGGAAACATGGGGAACAGCTTGGTCCTCAGGGAACTGAAGGTTTCCCAGTCTTCCATGATCTAGTCATCACCCTTCTGTCCAGACTATGTCTCCTACTATACACAGCATCCTGCTCAACTGAACTTCACGGTGTCCTACATGCCCCCACAGTTTTCACCTTCTGACTTTggctcagacttttttttttttcttgagatggagtctcactctgttgcccaggctggagtgcagtggtgcaatctcggctcactgcaagctccgctccccgggttcacaccattctcctgcctcagcctcctgagtagctgggactacaggtgcccgccaccacgcctggctaatttttttttttttttttttttgtatttttagtagagacggagtttcaccgtgttagccaggatggtctcaatctcctgacctcatgatccgcctgtctcggcctcccaaagtgatgggattacaggcgtgagccaccgcgcccagcccagacttTTTAATTTCAAACCACCCAAAATGTTCTCCCCCATCTCTGAATATTCAAGTTATATCAATTCTTCAAGGTCTTGCACAAATGTTACCTCCTCCATGAAGGTTTCCCTGTTGTTATCCTTCACCCTCACACGCaaagcagaaagaaatctctcctgATAACTTTCCACTCTTGCTTTCTTTACCTGTCTTATCTTCCCGATCAAATGATGAGCTTTTTCAAAGTCAGTCAAATCCATGTTTCTATCCCTACCATCCCCAGCACAGTGGAGTACACAGCATCGGTACTCAATAAATGCACATGGAATAAACTCATGAATAAACGAGTGATTGAATGAGTGAGGATAAATTAGCAAAATGAAGTGAATGAAAGATTAAGTCAATAATGATTGGGTGAAAGAGTGGTtggatgaatgcatgaatgaatggatggagaaATGGGTGAATGGACAGATAGGTGTGATATTCAAAATATACTGCAATCAGTAAAGTGCAGATgccagccataaaaatggatataGATGGGGAGACTGGtgattggatgaatgaatagGTGAATAGTGAATAGCTGGAATCATGGATAGAAAGATGCATGGGTAGCAGGGTGCATGGATGATGCATGGACAGGTGGGTAAGTGAGTGGTGCATGGACAGGTATATGAATACGTAAGTGGTGCATGCAGAGGTAAGTAGATGGTTGAGAGGTGTGGAGTATGGTTGGCTGGCTGGCTGGTTGAATGGATCAATGATGGACGGACAACAGTCAGACAGGAGTATGTAAGAGTAGTAGATGGATAGTGAATTTTTTAAAGGGTAGATAGAAGAACACTGACTGAGTAAGTGAGTAGATGGATACATATGGGGTTAAGTaacagaacagaagaaaattgATCCCAACATAAAGGCCTAGTTTGTCCTTCCTATGGGGTGGCTTGATGATTCTAGAATTTTCCTTGCAGGTCACTCATAAGGCCATGATGACTCTGGATGAGAAGGGCTCTGAAGCTGCTGCAGCCACCAGCATTCAGTTCACCCCCAGGCCTCACCCAGACCTTGACCTCCCACCCTCTCCAGGCACTGAGTTCAGTCGGCCCTTCCTGGTGATGACTTTCCACATGGAAACGGGAAGCATGCTTTTTCTGGGGAAGATTGTAAATCCACTGGGATAACGCCCCCTCAGACATGCTGGGTGACTCAGAGGGAACAGAATGGCCTACACAGCAGGGAGCTTCTATTATAGACTCCAGTTAAATGAAAAGTTGCATATACCTGGGTTTTTTTGCTTGGTTTTCACAGGAACCCGTGGGGGTAAGGTGATCAAGGCTGTTCTCCCTGCACACAGGCAGTAATTGCCATTGAGCAAACACCCACTATGTAGCAAATGCTTTCTATCtcttatctcattttaaaatgaattatcacAGCAATCCAACAAAATAAGTATTtggttgaaccatatgaaattgcttATTTTGGGTTGTATTTTGTAGAtataaaaaaaaaggcaacttcTAATGATTCAATCCTTCTCGCAGCTGAGGATCAGAGAATTTCAGAGACGTGCTCCAGCTCACTGAGCTAGAAAGCAGGTGAGCTGCTTTCCAGTCTTATCCATTTTGCTAAATTAATGAATCTCAAACTTTACTGTATGCACAAATTCCCTGTGGGTCTTTTTAGAAAGCaaattttgattcaacaggtctgggatggggcctgagGTCCCATATTTCTCACAAGGTCCCAGTGATGCTGAGGTTACTGGCAAGGTGGCTACATGTTGAGCAGCAGGTTGCTAAACGCACTTGCCCCCATGATCCCCAAAGAGGTTAAGTTGGTGTGGCCAGCAGGGCAGGGGAGTGGCATTGGCCCCTTAATTCATGTGTGGAGCCTGAGAAAAGTATGAGCAACACGTTTTTGCAGCCTACAGACAAAGCCGGCTTTAGGGCCACCTATTAATGAGTAGAATGGGAAAAATGAGTGTCCTAAAGATTTTTTTGCCCAGTCTAGACACACAGTGCATATTTGTAACTGTCTGTatccactgtattagtctgttcttatgctgctaataaagacatacccaagaccaggtaatttacttttttaaataaaaggtttaatggactcacagttccacatgactggggaagcctcacaatcatggtggaaggtgaaagaggagaaaggcatgtcttacatggtggcaggcaagagtgcatgtgcaggggaactgcccgtTATGACGCtgtcaggtctcatgagacttattcactatcatgagaacagcatgagaaaaacccacccccatgattcaattacctcccaccaggtccctcccatgactcatggggattattacaattgaaggtgagatttgggtggggacacagagccaaatcatatcatcctCCATGTAAGTTACTGCAACTGTGACTTTGGCTGTCATGTGGCTCATGTTCCTGGATTTCCAACTGCACAAAAGAAAGGACCCACACAGGCTTTAGGGCCAGGCACATCTGAGACCAAATCTTACATCTGGTGCAAAGCAGGTTCACTGTGCACTGGTGACCAACTTGCCTGAGTCCAGTGAGACCCACACACAAGTTACATGAAGTGGGCTTATTACTGACAGATGGGCAGCAAAGGATAACAGAAGCCTAGGATTCATTGCAAGCTGGGTCCCCAAGGTTCAGGAAAGCTGCCTGGGATACACAGGGTCTCATCTGTGTGTGCTCCATTTGCAGAGCAGCTGAGGAACCCCAGAAGGCAGCCTTCCCtgggtgtcttagtctgtttgtgttgctatatgggaatacctgaggctgggtaatttatacagaaaagaagtttatttgactgacaattctgcaggctgtacaagaagtgtGGCGTCAGCATCCACTTCTGGTTGGGGcatcaggctgcttccactcatggtggaagacaagggAAGCCATCATGTGCAGAGATCTCATGGTGGGAGAGCAGAAGCAAgtgagaggggagggaggcaccaggctatttttttctttttttcgatacagtctcactctgttgcccaggttggagtgcagtagcatgatcacagttcactgtagactcaatctcctaggcttaaacaatcctcacacctcagcctcctggatagctgggactacaggcacataccaccatgcctggctaattttttagccatgttggccaggctacaccaggctctttttaacatcAGTGCTCTCAGAaactgagtgagaactcacttatttcCACAAAagtggcaccaagccattcatgaaggatcagCCCCCATGGTCCAAACAGGATCCCAGCAGGCCCTACCTCCAGCACTGGGAATCGAATCTCGACATGAGACAAGGCGGGGCCAAACAAACCATATCCACTCCGTAGCACTGGGTTTTATACCCAGGGGCAACGTGACTTGTTGGACTGAAGTGTTGAAGGAGACCATGTTTCTAGGGAGGATGGGAACTGAGCCTGGGCTCTTCTGGCCAGTCCTTCCCTATCTCAGGATATTGCATTCCCAGCCCATGCTACAGTTATTCTTGAGAActacaaatgagaaagaagtggGGGCGAACTGGATCATCCAAGGCCACCTGGAGAACTgccctgcacctggccttcacTAGATGCCCATCCTAGAGCCATACCAAGTACAGCAGGCAGGCACAAGGAGCCATGCTGAGTGCTGGTCAAGGAGCCAGGCCTGCACGAGCCTGCCTAACCTTCATTTTCCATTCTACATTtttgcaagaaataaaaattgttttttttttctcttctccagtgAGAAGGTGCCCACAAAGCACAAATGAGTCAATAAAATTAGCCTCCCCCAGAAGGGGGCAGCCCTGGAGTCACTGGGGGTAATACCCCTGAGAAGGTGGAGTGAGCAGCCCTAATGTACAAGAAAACAGGTgtcttacattttgttttatgagGGTTTCCAATGAAAGGATCCCAAACTCAAATGCCTATTGGGCCAGGTGGGCAGTAGGCAGTgattagaaacagaaaactacagCACAAGTTCAGTCATGACCTGGGCCTCTGTGAGGGAACGAAGTGCCGGTAGCTCgatccctctcctcctcccttcctcaccTAAGGGACTCTGTCCCCTCTGTCTCTCTGATCTGGCCAACCCCACGCTCCCCATTCACACTCTGAATGATGATCTGGTTCAGTGCCCTGGCATGAGCCCAGGTGCCCACAATACCAAAGCCAGGAGGGGGCTGTTAGCTGTCTGACAATGTGACTTTCAGTCCTGTGATCCCAAATTCCTGAAACGAGGAAGCTCAAAGGCTGGCCCACTTCCTGGAACAAGCAAGCACACCAGCAGCACAGGCAACGTCAGAACAGGAGATGCTGCCGCACACAGGAGCCCAACGCCatccctgtcctcaaggagcccGTGGCAGACAGGCTAGGACTGTGCTATGCACAACCAGCCAGAATGCAAGGCAATTACAGCTATGACAGAGGGGCCCAGAGGACAGATTTCGGTTCACAAAGGATGAAGGAAGCAGGGTAGCATGCCAGAAAGACTCCAGCAGTGGGGGGTACCAGGTGCAACTGGATGCCACCACGAGCCATGTGAACGTGAGGAGGTTACTTTCTCTCTCTGAGCCGCAGACCCCCATCTGTAATATGGAAGCCATCATAAGGCTGCCACCTGCCAGATGCTGTTACAGAAGGTGACACGTACTCATGCAGTCCTCATGGCAACTCGACGTGGGGGCTCCTTGCATTCTACAATTGAGGAAACAGGGACTGAGAGGCTAAGAAATTTCCTCTTCCAAGTCCCCTGCATGGAAGTGATGtctccctcccaaatctcataggACCCTCTACACTTCTTCTGAGCCCTGAGCCCTCTCTGTAATGCATTTTGGTTTTAATGTCTGTCCTTCATGCCTGCAGCAGATCAAAACATGTCTGAGCCAACTCTGGATCTTTTAGGCTCCAAGGCGGTGGGTGATCAGGGCCTGGCTGGCTGGAATACCATCAGACCTGGGTTGTTCTCATAATAGAGCAGAGAAGAGAGATgggtggagaaaaggaaaggaacgataagacacacagagacacacacacacacagacatacacacagacagacatacacagagacacagacacaaacacatagagacacacacacagagacactcacaggaacacacacacagagacacagacacacacacagacagacacacacacagagacacacagacacacacagagacacacacacagagatacacacacagagacacagacacacacagagacacacagacatacaaacagacagacacacacacagagacacagagacacacacacacacagacacacacacagagatacacacacagagacacagacacacacacaggcacacagacatacacatagacacagacacacacacacagacacagacatacacatagacagagacacacacagacacagacatacacatagacacagacacacacacagagacatagacacacacacacacagagatgtagacacacacacagacacacacagacacacacacacagacacagacgcacacacagacacagacgcacacacagacacagacacacacatagacacagacacacacacagagacacagacatacacagagacacagacacacacacagaca encodes:
- the LOC104672949 gene encoding LOW QUALITY PROTEIN: putative serpin A13 (The sequence of the model RefSeq protein was modified relative to this genomic sequence to represent the inferred CDS: deleted 1 base in 1 codon), which encodes MEAPWWWPLVTVLMAGAHCVALVDQEASDLIHSGPQDSSPGPALPCHKVSVSNIDFAFKLYRQLAVNAPGENILFSLVSISLALAMLSRGVPVASRTKLLEGLGFNLTVVPEVEIQEDFWDLMLRLPGQGPRLLLTMAQRRFSGLGTRANQSLEEAQKHIDEYREKQTQGKLGAFEKDLSSETTAVLVNHMLLRAEGMKPFDSCATSPKEFFVGEHKAVWVPMMKEKASHRFLHDPELQCSVLQMDHAGNTTTFFIFPNRGKMKQLEDALLPETLIKWDSLLRTRELDFHFPKFSISRTYRLEMLLPQVTVGGGFPGQPGLNISKVTHKAMMTLDEKGSEAAAATSIQFTPRPHPDLDLPPSPGTEFSRPFLVMTFHMETGSMLFLGKIVNPLG